A part of Patagioenas fasciata isolate bPatFas1 chromosome 30, bPatFas1.hap1, whole genome shotgun sequence genomic DNA contains:
- the IQGAP3 gene encoding ras GTPase-activating-like protein IQGAP3: MDGAGMGAGSGSGRCERRTAEEMDEERRQNIAYQYLCRLEEAKRWMETCLSEELPPPTELEETLRNGVVLAKLGHCFAPTVVPLKKIYDREQMRYKASGLHFRHTDNINYWRDAMSHVGLPSIFHPETTDIYDKKNMPRVVYCIHALSLYLFKLGLAPQIQDLYGKVDFTEEEITNMKRELEKYGLQLPAFSRIGGILANELSVDEAAVHAAVLAINEAVERGVVPETLAALLNPSAMLRDLRQALAGAYQDVLQRAKLEKGSNARNRYLQGIPEGEDIYDRCLTQAEIQGNINKVNVLGALEEVDDALERQDAPGLLRALQDPVLALRHLQRDNLDRYLEQLSADREQKALDLGYMELLEQEELVAGVLVANKRGDEERAMLQAISRINAAIRRGTPAQTLEALMDPAAQLPAVYPPAAPLYQHQLAQLQRQHPRGELGQEELFVAVEMLSAVVLVNRALDARDARGLWSSLASPALGLAAVEDANAQRYFEDLMQLKGQCREAGAEFLSWNDIQDSVNNTNSSVQEENDRVLAVRLINEALEQPDPEKTLAALLLPAAALPGIVLPTARRYHDVLVRARRLKAQATEDDGAELWWEEIQEGVCRANQDTAAARSMALGMAAINQAIKEGKAAQTLRVLLNPAVSLRGVVSACAAAYQDRLAALMATRSHAGSAQLGWVRHRLADGAEFYLSLQSLEGSWQRPRHGAPNTTHLSRDEVQSVITQVTAAHDRECLWASNVAFVVRLQARLRGFLVRREFAARRHVLREQRPAATRIQACWRGFKQRRAYQERLRYLRANTDAAIKIQAGVRMWRARKRYQERLRYFRENVKAVIKIQAFVRANKARGDYRVLVHTRSPPLSIVRRFIHLLEQSQHDFWEESEVLRLQEEVVKRIRASRQLESDLDLMDIKIGLLVKNRITLQEVVSHCKKLTKKNKEQLSELMAIDKQKGLKSLSKEKRQKLEAYQHLFYLLQTQPVYLARLIFQMPQNKSTKFMESVIFTLYNYASNPREAYLLLQLFKAALQEEIRSKVDHVHDILTGNATVIRLVVGFYRNARGQNALRQILGGPVQEVLRDKTLSIRTDPVDIYKAWINQTESQSGQKSKLPYEVSPEQALSHTEVRRRLDISIRNLLAMTDKFVSAITSSVDKIPYGMRYVAKILRTSLAEKFPKAPEEEIDKVVGNLLYYRFMNPAVVAPDGFDIVDISAGVTLHPDHRRSLGSIAKVLQHAAARKAFDGENAHLCGVNRYLEDTYHKFRRFISAACCVPEPEERFNVDEYSEMVAVAKPVIYITVGELINTHKLLLEHQDSIAPQHGDPLHELLEDLDELPTVQALVGDSVPSPADGSAEQGLAHLSKMEMSLTLTGKLVPATSSEESDARSLLLSTKQMLVDVIQSQAGDSLTEILWTRASEHEEASHEHLMRRRALREAQTPVTLKRNRSLAANNQLSMEDKKRKIIRNLRRLESLGLVDSAHQYQELINQLAKDIRNQRRYRQHRREELLKLRQTLQGLNAKTSFYEEQIDYYNQYIKTCLDNLAASNKVSGKNKKLQPLRYTATRLFEKGVLLEIEELPLSQFRNVIFDIIPCEESGRFQVKAKFMGIDMERFQLHYQDLLQLQYEGVAVMKMFDKAKVNVNLLIFLLNKKFFKK; encoded by the exons GTGAGCGCCGCACCGCCGAGGAGATGGACGAGGAGAGGCGGCAGAACATTGCTTACCAGTACCTGTGCCGCCTGGAGGAAGCCAAGCG CTGGATGGAGACCTGTCTGAGCGAGGAGCTGCCCCCCCCCACGGAACTGGAGGAGACCCTGCGCAATGGGGTGGTCCTGGCCAAGCTGGGCCACTGCTTCGCCCCCACCGTGGTCCCTCTGAAGAAGATCTACGACCGCGAGCAGATGCGCTACAAG GCATCCGGGCTGCACTTTCGGCACACGGACAACATCAACTATTGGCGTGACGCCATGAGCCACGTGGGGCTTCCCTCG ATCTTCCACCCGGAGACCACCGACATCTATGACAAGAAGAACATGCCCCGGGTGGTCTATTGCATCCATGCGCTCAG CTTGTACCTCTTCAAGCTGGGGCTGGCTCCTCAGATCCAGGACCTGTACGGGAAGGTGGATTTCACGG AGGAGGAGATCACCAACATGAAGCGGGAGCTGGAGAAGTACGGCCTGCAGCTGCCCGCCTTCAGCAGGATCGGCGGCATTTTGGCCAACGAGCTCTCGGTGGATGAAGCAGCAG TCCACGCTGCGGTGCTGGCCATCAACGAAGCGGTGGAGCGCGGGGTGGTGCCGGAGACGCTGGCCGCCCTGCTCAACCCCAGCGCGATGCTCCGCGACCTGCGCCAGGCGCTGGCGGGTGCCTACCAGGACGTGCTCCAGCGCGCCAAGCTGGAGAAGGGCAGCAATGCCAGGAACAGG TACCTGCAGGGGATCCCGGAGGGCGAGGACATCTATGACCGCTGTCTGACCCAGGCTGAAATCCAAGGGAACATCAACAAAGTGAATG TGCTCGGGGCTCTGGAGGAGGTGGATGATGCCCTGGAGAGACAGGACGCGCCGGGGCTGCTCCGTGCCCTGCAGGACCCTGTCCTGGCCCTGCGCCACCTCCAGCGCGACAACCTGGACCGGTACCTGGAGCAGCTCAGCGCCGACCGGGAGCAGAAGGCGCTG GATCTGGGctacatggagctgctggagcaggaggagtTGGTGGCCGGCGTCCTGGTGGCCAACAAGAGGGGCGATGAGGAGAGAGCCA TGCTGCAAGCCATCAGCCGCATCAACGCGGCCATCCGCCGAGGGACACCGGCCCAGACGCTGGAAGCGCTGATGGACCCTGCGGCGCAGCTGCCTGCCGTGTACCCCCCGGCCGCCCCCCTGTACCAGCACCAGCTGGCCCAGCTGCAGCGCCAGCACCCGCGG GgcgagctggggcaggaggagctctTCGTGGCCGTGGAGATGCTTTCGGCCGTGGTGCTGGTTAACCGAGCCTTGGACGCCAGGGACGCCCGCGGGCTCTGGAGCAGCctggccagccctgccctgggcctgGCGGCGGTGGAGGATGCGAATGCGCAGCG GTATTTTGAGGACTTAATGCAGCTGAAAGGCCAATGTAGGGAAGCAGGAGCTGAATTCCTGAGCTGGAATGACATTCAGGACAGTGTCAACAACACGAATTCGTCAGTGCAAGAGGAAAACGACC GCGTCCTCGCTGTCAGGCTGATCAACGAGGCGCTGGAGCAGCCGGACCCTGAGAAGACGCTGGCGGCGTTGCTGCTGCCGGCAGCCGCCCTGCCCGGCATCGTCCTCCCGACCGCGCGGCGCTACCACGACGTCCTGGTGCGGGCGCGACGCCTGAAAGCCCAG GCCACAGAGGATGATGGAGCTGAGCTCTGGTGGGAGGAGATCCAGGAGGGGGTCTGCAGGGCCAACCAGGACACTGCGGCAGCCCGGAGCA TGGCTTTGGGCATGGCTGCCATCAACCAGGCCATCAAGGAGGGGAAGGCGGCGCAGACCCTGCGGGTGCTGCTCAACCCCGCCGTGTCCCTGCGCGGCGTGGTCAGCGCCTGTGCCGCCGCCTACCAGGACCGGCTGGCGGCTCTGATGGCCACCAGGAGTCACGCGG GGAGCGCGCAGCTGGGCTGGGTCCGGCACAGGCTGGCGGACGGCGCCGAGTTCTACCTGAGCCTGCAGAGCCTGGAGGGCAGCTGGCAGCGCCCGCGCCACGGCGCCCCCAACACCACGCACCTGAGCCGGGACGAGGTCCAG TCGGTCATCACCCAAGTGACCGCGGCGCACGACCGGGAGTGCCTGTGGGCGTCCAACGTCGCCTTCGTGGTGCGGCTGCAGGCTCGGCTGCGGGGCTTCCTCGTGCGCCGGGAGTTCGCGGCACGACGGCACGTCCTGCGGGAGCAGCGCCCGGCGGCCACCAGGATCCAG GCTTGCTGGAGGGGGTTCAAGCAGCGCAGAGCTTACCAGGAGAGGCTGCGTTACCTGCGAGCCAACACAGATGCTGCAATAAAG ATCCAGGCGGGCGTGAGGATGTGGCGGGCTCGGAAAAGGTACCAGGAGAGGCTGCGCTACTTCAGGGAGAAC GTTAAAGCTGTAATAAAAATCCAGGCTTTTGTGCGAGCCAACAAGGCCCGTGGGGACTACAGGGTGCTGG TCCACACGAGGAGCCCACCGCTCAGCATCGTCCGGCGCTTcatccacctgctggagcagagcCAGCACGACTTCTGGGAGGAGTCGGAggtgctgcggctgcaggaggaggtggtGAAGAGGATCCGTGCCAGCCGGCAGCTGGAGAGCGACCTGGACCTCATGGACATCAAGATCGGGCTGCTGGTCAAGAACAGGATCACGCtgcag GAGGTTGTTTCCCACTGCAAGAAGCTGACCAAGAAGAACAAGGAGCAGCTCTCGGAGCTGATGGCCATAGACAAGCAGAAAGGGCTCAAGTCGCTCAGCAAGGAGAAGCGGCAGAAGCTGGAGGCCTACCAGCACCTCTTCTACCTCCTGCAG ACCCAGCCTGTGTACTTGGCCCGGCTGATCTTCCAGATGCCCCAGAACAAATCCACCAAGTTCATGGAGTCGGTGATCTTCACGCTTTACAACTATGCATCCAACCCCCGGGAGGCTtatctgctgctccagctcttcAAAGCAGCGCTGCAGGAGGAGATCAG GTCCAAGGTGGACCACGTCCATGACATCCTGACGGGGAACGCCACGGTGATCCGGCTGGTGGTCGGCTTCTACCGCAACGCGCGTGGCCAGAACGCCCTGCGGCAGATCCTGGGGGGCCCGGTGCAGGAGGTGCTGCGGGACAAGACCCTCAGCATCCGCACTGACCCCGTGGACATCTACAAGGCGTGGATCAACCAGACCGAGTCGCAGAGCGGGCAGAAAAG CAAGCTCCCGTACGAGGTCAGCCCCGAGCAGGCTCTCAGCCACACCGAGGTCCGAAGGCGCTTGGATATTTCTATCCGCAACCTCCTTGCCATGACGGACAAGTTTGTCTCCGCCATCACCTCTTCTGTAGACAAGATCCC CTATGGGATGCGCTACGTGGCCAAAATCCTCAGGACATCCCTGGCTGAGAAGTTCCCCAAGGCACCCGAGGAGGAGATCGACAAG GTCGTGGGGAACCTGCTCTACTACCGCTTCATGAACCCAGCAGTGGTGGCCCCCGATGGCTTTGACATCGTGGACATCTCAGCCGGGGTGACCCTGCACCCCGACCACCGCCGCAGCCTGGGCTCCATCGCCAAGGTGCTGCAGCACGCAGCCGCCCGCAAGGCCTTTGATGGGGAGAACGCGCATCTCTGCGGGGTCAACCGGTACCTGGAGGACACCTACCACAAGTTCAG GAGGTTCATCTCTGCTGCTTGCTGCGTCCCGGAGCCGGAAGAGAGGTTTAACGTGGATGAGTACTCAGAGATGGTGGCAGTGGCCAAACCGGTCATCTACATCACAGTGGGGGAGCTCATCAACACGCACAAG CTCCTGCTCGAGCACCAGGACTCCATCGCTCCACAGCACGGAGACCCCCTGCACGAGCTGCTGGAAGATCTCGATGAGCTTCCTACGGTCCAGGCCCTTGTCG GGGACAGCGTTCCCAGCCCCGCGGACGGCAGCGCCGAGCAGGGACTCGCCCACCTCAGCAAAATGGAGATGTCCCTCACCCTCACCGGCAAGCTGGTGCCGGCAACCAGCAGCGAGGAGAGCGATGCCAGGAGCTTGCTGCTGAG CACCAAGCAGATGCTGGTGGATGTGATCCAGTCGCAGGCAGGAGATTCCCTCACAGAGATCCTGTGGACACGGGCCTCGGAGCATGAG GAAGCCTCCCACGAGCACCTCATGCGCAGGCGAGCGCTGCGGGAGGCCCAGACCCCCGTCACGCTGAAACGCAACCGCTCGCTGGCCGCCAACAACCAGCTCTCCATGGAGGACAAGAAGCGCAAGATCATCCGCAACCTGCGGCGCTTGGAGAGCCTGGGGCTGGTGGACTCTGCTCACCAGTACCAGGAGCTCATCAACCAGCTGGCCAAG GACATCCGCAACCAGCGGCGGTACCGGCAGCACCGCAGAGAGGAGCTCCTGAAGCTGCGGCAGACCTTGCAGGGCCTCAACGCCAAGACCTCGTTTTACGAGGAGCAAATAGATTATTACAACCAGTACATCAAGACCTGTCTCGACAACCTGGCGGCCAGCAACAA GGTCAGCGGGAAGAACAAGAAGCTGCAGCCGCTGCGCTACACGGCGACCCGGCTGTTTGAGAAGGGGGTGCTGCTGGAGATCGAGGAGCTGCCGCTCAGCCA GTTCAGGAACGTGATCTTTGACATCATCCCCTGCGAGGAATCGGGCAGGTTCCAGGTGAAAGCCAAGTTCATGGGGATCGACATGGAGCGGTTCCAGCTGCACTACCAG gacctgctgcagctgcaatACGAGGGCGTAGCCGTCATGAAGATGTTCGATAAGGCCAAAGTCAACGTCAACCTGCTCATTTTCCTCCTCAACAAGAAGTTCTTCAAGAAGTAA